GATACGCCAATCGCCCCGGAGATCGACAACCCCGCCTCAGTGGATCTTGGCAGCTGCGACTACCTCGTCATCGGGGCGGGCGCAGCAAGCCTTGCCTTCGTGGACACCCTCCTGATCGAGCAGCCGGCGTGCAGGGTCGTCGTCGTCGACAAGCACGCCGTGCCCGGTGGGCAGTGGGTAGACGCGTACGACTTCGTTCACTTACACCAGCCCTCCGTGCTCTACGGGGTGCAGTCGAAGCAGCTGGAGGGCTGGTGGCCCTCTCTCCTGCTGCGAGGTAAGCTTCCGTGGAAGCACCGGGCCTCACGGGAGGAACTCCTCGACTACTACGCTCGGGTCTGCGCGGGCTGGCCCAAAGATCGCGTCCAGTTCTTCTTCGACTGCGAGTACGATTTCACGCGTGAGGTCGGAGGCGATAGGGTTCACCGCTTTACTCAACTGGACGGCAGCCAAGCCTTCACCGTAGAGGTCGGCGTGAAGCTCGTGAACGGTATCCTCGGCGAGTGCAAGGTACCCAGCCAGTGCCCCCTCCCCTTTCCCGTCTCCGATGTACAGGTGATGACGCCGAACGACCTCGTTGCGTACGGCCGGCGTGAGGCCCAGGGGACAAAATTCCTCGTGCTCGGTGCGGGCAAGACAGGCAGCGACGCGATCGTATACCTCCTCCATGACCTGAAAATCTCGCCCGACGACGTGAGCTGGGTCGTCTCCAATGATGTGTGGATGCTCGCCCGCGAGAAGGCGCTCGGCTGGACGCAGTTCACTCAAGCCCTGCTCGACGCAGACGGTGATCGCGCGCAGGCCCTCGACGCGCTTCTCGCAGACGGGATCGTGGTCGGGCTCGACCCCGTCCACCACCGCCCCAGCAAGCTCCGCTTATCTATCATCGGCCGAGACGAGCTTACGCTCGCGCGTCAGGTGAAGGATATCGTGCGCCGTGGGCGCGTGACCAAGATTGAAGGATCAGTCGGCGCGGCTGAGGTCTCATTCGACGACGATCAGCCGCCCCTCCAGATGCGATCGGAGGTGGGCGTGGCCGTGGTCCACTGCGCGAGCCCGGGCCCCTTCAACGACAACACCAACGTCGACATCTTCGCTTCGGACACCCAGCTCAACTTGAACCAGATCATCGTCCCCCCGGTCTGCTGTTCATCCGCGATGCTCGCGATGCTGGAGAGCGCGCGCCGCGCGGGCACGCTGGATAGCGAATTCGGGCGGACGCTGACGGGCGCCACGACGGCGGAGGGTGCGCTCTCGGTCTTGAAGGCTTACACGCCCGGGTCGGGGGAAAGCGATCATGACCTGCTCCCGATACGTCAGCTCGCCATCTGGCTCGCGCTGCTCGACCAGAACCCGAAGAAGGGGCTCGCCAAGCTCAAGGCGAACCGGCTGTCGCTCATGAGCATCCCCGGCACGAAGCTCAAGATCTACGAGAACCTCGCCGACATGGTGGCAAAGAGTGCGGCGCTCCGGACGACCCCAGAGGATGCCGAGATGGAGAAGGCGCTGCTGGTGAAGATGGAGGCGCTTAGGGGACGTTAGCGGCCGATTCCGAGCCCTGGGTGACCGGCCTGCGACATGCCGCTACACGGGTTCTTCACCGGCGGGGGTGGTTTATGTGTTCTCCCGCTCCATTGACGCGCGATCCATGGCGGAATTGCAGCAGCACTGTGCGCCTCGACGGTGCGACGTCACGACTCGGGAGGGAATTCGATGTCGATCCCGGTCATCTCCTGAAAAGCGGCCCGTGCTTCCACGACCGAGCAGGAAACGACGTGACCGCCACGCTCATGATCCGCGGTGATGAAGTGGTAGTGGAAGCCAGCGGGGCTCACGGTTTCGAGCGTCCCCGGCGTGTGTACCAGTACCATCGTTCCCGTGACGTCGGTCATCGGGAATTCGTGCTGCATTGGGGTCAGATCTGCCAGGGGGTGGTACGGCGGCTCCTGTTTGTCGATCGCGCGGGTCGTGATCGAGGAAAAGCGTCCGCGGATCGTGGCGACGTACAACACGTCTTCGTCGAAGCCCGACTGCGTGGTGAGAGAGTCGTCGAGAGTACTGCCACAGTCCAGTGGGCCGCGAATGGAACCGAAACGGTCGGGTAGGAAGTTCGTCACCTGTGCAAAAGGTGTTCGTTCGTTCGGATCGACCTCCGCGACGGAGCCATCCGGATAGACGTGCCAATAGGCGCCGTCCGCGACGACGAGTTCGCCGTTGATCCCTTCGAACGTGCCAAGGCCAACGTCACCCTCGGGTTCGATTTCGGCGAAGCTCCAGTATCCCTGATAGTCCCCATCCAGAAAACTCTGGAGAGTCCCTACCTGGAAGAGCCGACCCGACGAACCGTCCGGCCTTTCCGGTCTGTCGCCGCAGCCGAGCGCGAGGATCGCGACGAGGGCGGCGATCCATAATTGCGTCTTTCCTGGTTTTCCAGCGGGAGCAAGTCCCATCGTCAGCCCCCTCCAATTCGTCAACGTGTATTGGAGCTTGATAGCGGTGCGGAACGGCCGACGCTAGCGTCTTCCGCTCGCGTCGCCCGTCCCGCCACCTGCAAGCTGGTAGAAAAACGACGACGAAAACAACTCGGTGCCTCCAAACGCCGCGCTGCCCCGATGACCAAGCGGGCTGGCGCGGTGTTTCTGCGTTTGCAAAACCCAGCAGACTCAGAGCGGGTGCCAGCTTCGGTTTATTCGAGACAACGGGTCGAACTTCGCTACGTTTGTAGGCTCTTCTTGCACAAGCCCCATCTCAGGTCCACAACCCTGTTCGGCTTAGCCGCAGGCTAAAATAGAGGTGTGGATTCCTCCATCGATATCATTCCGTCCGGCCTAGTGCTGAAGGAGAAGGAGCGAAAAGCCATCGAGCTAATCGCCTCCGGTTCTGACGTTCATTTTGCCGAGATCATGAGCGGTCTTCGTTCTGGCAGCATCATCGCTGCTGGCGCGAAGGCTCGTGAAGCGCACAACGCTGGGCGCAAGGTCTCGGACCTCGGGAAAGCCCTGCTCGCGCTCAAAGCTGCGCAGGATGTCTCCTACAAGCGCGCCGAAATGGAGCTGATCGTCGATGGCTCGGAGGCTGCAAAGGTCGCCCTGCTCAAGGAGCGATCCAAGTCCGAGCGGGAGAATCCGAACAGTGAGATCGGCGCCGAATGCCCGACCTGTTCACAGATCGATTTCCAAGCCGCGATTGCCAGAGCCTACAAACTAGTCACTCAACGTCGAAAGGGACGCAAATGAAGGACCAGGCCGAAGAGTTTTATCTGTTCGGAAAAGCACCGCAGCACGAAGAGCCGAACGCCGAGCATCGAGCATGGCGCCGACGCTCGCAGGAATGGGCTGATCAGCGCAGGCATTGGGATCGCATTCTCGACCGCGCAGACTTCAGCCGCGGCACGCGCAAGTTCTGGGTCGGCTGACCTCCACCGTCGGCTTGCACGCAGAAACGCCGCGGACCAACGAGCCGCTACGGATCAACTCCATAGAACACCTGGGCAAGCTCCGGGCTGGAAACGTCGACATAGGTAACCTCACCAGATGCAGCTTCGTCGCCCCAACGAAGCCTGCCCCAGCAATATCGACCATCGGTGCTCGTCACCGCGCAAGCGGTTTGATAGCCAATACTGGCTTCGAGGTCCGTGATTCTCGCAAATCCGGCATCGCCCGCAAACTCGAGAACCCCGCCAACCTGAACAGGCGTCGAAGAGTCGTCCTCGGATCCGTTGCCGAGGTTGCCGACACTCCCCCGGCCCCAGCAAAAGAGCTTCCCGCTCTCCGAAACCGCGCACGCGAATCGGTCCCCACCGCTAAACATTTGAACCCCTGCGCCGAGGTCCGCGACGGCCACTGGAACCGTCGAGTCCTCATTCGTCCCATCGCCGAGCTGGCCGTAGTCATTGCGGCCCCAACAAAGAAGCGAACGATCTTGATCCGTGGCGCAACTGAAATCAGTGCCTGAAGCCAGCTGCGCCGCATTTCCCTCGCTGAGGCCTACTACCCACACCGGAGCATCGCTGTCTTCACCCGACCCATCCCCGAGACTCTGGCCCTGACCCCAACACGCCACATCCCCAGCTATGGTCAAGGCACATGCGTGGTCATCGCCGCCGTGCACCGACTGGACCGGTGTGTCGAGGCTCGCCACATAGGTCGGCTCAAGCACTTCTTTACTGGACGAACCCACACCACACTGGCCGTATAAATTATCGCCCCAGCACAGAACGCGACGGTCCTTGTCGACGGCGCAGGAAAAGTCTCCACCGAGTCCGATCTGCTGGATACCGTACTCCGAGGAGAGCACCTCGACCGGGAAACCCACATCGTCTGTCTGGCCATTCCCTATCTGGCCTTCATCATTGTCCCCCCAACAACGAACCGAGCCGTCATCCAGCAGAGCACAGAGATGCTCATTGCCAGCTGCAATGGCCGCCACACCGGTATCCAGACCAACCGGCTGGACGGGAACGTCAAAGGTGTCCGCGAACGTCCCATCCCCGAGTTCTCCATCGGCAGCCTCCCCCGCACACCAGACACCGCCCTCGTCGCTGAGCCAACACGCGTGTTGCATTCCCGGAACCAGTCGCGAAGAGTCCGCGGAGGGGATCGAGATCAACCGCTGAAAACCGCCGCCTAGGGCACTCGCGTACGTAAGGAGGCTTGCGGCGTCGCCGTACGTGGAGCATTGGTCTTCGTCCGCCGCCGTCGCGTCCTCCGGCGCCTTCAGCTCCGCCTTGCCATAGACCGTTTGAAACTTGCTCTCGCATTTCGCGAAGGCCTCGTCCCTGCGCGTCTCATCGGGCTTCTTTTCATGCTTGGCGAGAGCTACCAGGCGGCACTGCGCCAGCTTGGCCGAGGCAGTGAGCTTGAGGGAATCGCATTTCTGCTGCGCGGTCACTTTTGCCGCTGCGGGCACGGAAAGCGAGAGTGCCAGCACGATCGCCAGCGTGAGGATTGAGGTTTTCATAGGATCTGCTCCAGTTTGGTGGGACTCACCGTGTTAGAGGTCAATTCTAGGGCGGCGAATAACCTCTGTCAATATGGGGCTTTTTCGATGTTTGACGGTTGCGACGTGATGTTTCGTGCATGAGAAAAGGGGCTCATTCAGCTGAGTCGGACGGCGCAGACCCTCCTGAAATTCTCGAACCAGACAGGCGAGCGAGTCTTCGTTTTCGTCCTGCGGCAAGGCGAAGCACCTCCCGGCCCTTGCGCGCCCTGTATCTGGCTCGGAGGTGAGGAGAAGATCGGCCCCACCCGCCTCCGACGAGAGCTGGACATGCCGAACATTCGCTTCGGCCGAGACTCTGTTCACTCCTTACCCTATGCTGCTAAGCTCCTGCCGCTTTCTCCATCGAGTTGTGGAGCGACGTCGACCTGCACATCCGAAGACCGATTGAGTGCAAAATCACTGAGAAAGATCAGCAGACTCAGAGCGGGTGCCAGCTTCGGTTTATAGCCGTTTCGAGGGTTCGAATCCCTCTCTCTCCGTTCCGTGGACCCGTAGTGTTCCGGGGTTGTCTCTAATTGAAAAGAGGCAGAATCCACGTATGTCGCTGAAAAAAAAGCAGGTGCCGCACCAAAACCCGCGATCCCCGGTCAGTCAGTACGGCCAGGGGAAGGGAGAGATAAGCGCTCCATTGCCGGAGGGGAAGCAGGATCCATCGCCGCCGCTCTCGCCACTCACGTTGGTTGCCGGGAGCACGTATTGGGCCTTCGGCGCCGAGTAGCTGACGCACTTCTTGGAAGTGTCCGGGCATGGGGTGTAGCTGTTCTCCGGACAATGGTCCATTATCGAGGGGTCGGCGTAGCTCCCGGAGCTGTACGGAATATACTCGCAGCAATAGGACCCGAGTTCACCGCCCCCCTGGTAGGCAAAGGGGTAGTCCGAGGGGCATTGCGTGAATTCTTCGTAGTACGCGTCGAGACATCCACGGCAATCGAGCGGTGCGACACCGCTCCCATAGTCGCCATCCGGCTGGGCGTAGCAGTAACCTCCGCAATAGCCCCACCCGGAGACAAAACCGGTGCAGGCGCCGGAGGTCTCCAGGAGCGGCATCGCGCCATTGGTTCCGTCTGCCGAGTAGAGAGCATTGAGACAGCCGGCGGGGCAGATCGAGGCGGGGGGGACATTCGTGTCGCTCGGGGGGTTGTTGGCCCAATCCTTTTGTTGGCTGTCGGTGAAGTAGAGCGTGCCGCTCATGTAGTTCTGGTTTACGTTGCTATAATAGTAGCGCTCGTTCTGGACCTGGTTGAGCGTTCCTCCCGGCGTCATAAGCGCTTGAACGTCGAAACTGCGGCCATCGTTGGTGATGCACTTCAGCCCATTGTCCTGCGGGCTGCCCAGTGGTTTGTCAGATGGGTAGTTGGTGTACTTCGTGCCGTAGGTCGGCGTGCCCCAGCCGCTATTCTCCGGCGCGGCCGACTCGCACCCGTAGCCGTAGGTGTCCATGTCGATGCTCGTCACCGCGGTCGCCAAGGACAGGCAGTAGCCAATATTGTCCTTCACCGAGATCTGGTCGGTGTTGTTCGGGCAGGAGGAGCCGGTGAGATTCTGGCCGATGATCTGGAAGCCGATATCCTGGCCCTGCCAGGCGAAGAGCCCGTAAGTCTCAGATCCAGGATCGTCGGTTGCGACGGGCATCGCCGGGTTCTGGAGGCGATAGCTGAGGTTCATCACGTTGGTGCCGGCGTCCGAGCCCGAGTTCTTGCCCAGGCTCCCCATCTGCAGAACCCCGGCGCCCCAGTTGTTCTCACCGGGCCCCGTGGAATTGAACCATTGGCCGTAGTGAAAATCGTAAGGCCCGTTCTGGTTCTCGAACTTCAAATCCGCCTGGTCGAAGCCGGATGCCCACCCGGTTTGAGCCCGGTAATCGACGATCGAAATGGCTGAGTCGGCATTGGCGGACTTCCACAGAAGGCTTCCGACGGCGCAGGGCTGGTCGGACGGCTTATTGGCGGTGTTGTTCTGGCAGAAACCGTCGGTGCTACCGCCCGGAAAGACGCTACCCAGACCTGTTGCCGGGAACAGGGGCCAGACTCCGAACTTCTGGCTCGTGTTCATGTCGAGACCCGAGTAGTTGCCACAGGCGAGGTAGACGCAGCCCTTGCAGAGCATCGCGGGATTCTCGCCGTCGGTGTTGATTCCGAGGTCGGTCCGCACGTCGTCCGGTCGGTACAGGGTGAGTTGGGGGCCTTCGGTAAAGCTGCTGCCCGCACAACCCGTGCCCGATTCGCCCAGATTGCCTCGCATGGGAGCCAGCAGCGCGAGGACCGCCTGATCGGCGCAGCCCTGGCAGTCGGTCAGAGAGGCGGGGGCACTCAAGATTCCGTTTGCCATCGCGTAACTCGCATCCACGCAGGCGCCGGTGAGCTCGGGAGTTACTCCTTCGATCGTGTCGGTCGTGCAGAAGCCGGTACACGGTCCGCCATCGGTCGGGAAGAGAAGCTGCGAGCACTGGCTTCCCGTCGTGGGGTCGGTCGTCACGAAAGTCGCATGGTTATACGGACTCGTAGAGGACGATTGGTACGGAGCCTCATAGGTCCCGCAACCGGGAAGCTCCGAGGGTGTCCAGCCCGCCGGAGGGGCGGCGCACGATGCTTCCGAGCAGCTCGAGGGGCAGGCCGACGGCGGACTACAGGTATCGGTGGTGCCGTCCCACGTCCCGCCGTAGTTCGCACAGGCGTTCTCGGCGTAGGCGCTGGTCAAATCGCTGCATACGGCAGTGGTATCGTCCCAAGTCCCGTCGAGACGCCCGCAGGCAACCCGGAGATTGGCGGTCTGGGCGTCGCGCGCCGCGTCGCCGACCAGGAAGGAGTACGGCTGCACCGTGCGGCCGTCGTAGTAGCCGTAACGGGGTGCGCCCCCGTCGGCGGTGGCGAACACCGACGGGCACTGCCCCGGTGCGCCCCAAGCGCCGCCGATGGTCGGCCGAGTTTCGCAGGCGCCGGTTCCGCAGTCCGAGTCCACCGTGCAGGCGGCACCGGGCGTGCTTCCTCCGCTGCAGGACTGCGTGCCCTGAGTCGCGTTGTACGCTTTCCGGTTCGCCTGACAGGTCCCCAGGTCGAGGAGCGGATACTGGTAGAGGACCGAGTCTGCCGTCCAGGGCTTGCGACTCGAGCATTGGCCCCACTGGACGCCGTAGTAGTAGCCCGTGCAGTACGGATACTCCTCCGGACATACGTATTCCAGGCTGTCGATCCAGCCCGGTTGGCCGCTGGAGACCAGCTCACCGGTCGACGTCTTATAGTCGGCAGCGCAATCCATACCCGAGGGGTCGTAGGGGTCCGAAGGATGCTGGGACGGGGTGTCGAAGTATTTATTGAACGCGCCCGCGGAGGTGGGGGTGTTGCGGGACAGGAGCCCGAGGGGCCTCGAAATGTACTCGGGAGACCGCGAAGCCTGCGTGGCTGGCACCATCCAACCCGCGCTCGTGGTGATACTGTCGTAGCCAATGTCTCCCGTGGCGCAGGTGCCCCCGGTCCCGCAATCGGAGTCAGCGGAGCACTTGACCTTGCAGAGGGAACGACCGCAGGCGGTGGTAGCCGCACCAGACGTGCATACACCCTCCGAGGTCGTGGGCCAAGACTGGGACTGGGTCGGAGTGTCGGTGACGAGGTACGCCAGGAAGAGTTGGTAGAGGACATTCAGGCGTTCGGCGTAGACGAGTGCGAGTGTGTACTGGGCCTGATTGTAAGCCGCGATATCGGCCTCAGCTGGCGGATACGATGTCCCGCTGCTGCTCTTGATCCCTTTGCCCCCGTAAGCGCAAGAGCTCTTCTGTCCATTGCAATAGGCATATTTGCAGCCTGAGCCTTTTTGGCAATTGGTGCTTCCTCCTTTCTCGACGAAGCCCCAGTCTTCGGGTGCGCAATATGTTTTGGTATTCTTGCAGACCCAGGCGCCAGCATAGAAAGAGGTGGAGTCGCCGCCAACGACGTTGTCGGACGTAACAGCGCAGCCCCCGCCCTCCGACCAATCCGTGCAGCTCTTGGCAAGATTCGTCGCCTGAATCGAACCCGGGTACCAGCCGGCCCACCCATCGCTACCGACAAGCGACGGCACGTTTTGCGCGTTGGCGATGGACGGGCCCATCGTCGAAACAGAGCCGCCACCCGTCGTGGCGTAGTAGTTGAAGTTGTTGATCATCCATTCCATCTGGAAGCCCTGGACGATCGCAGTGGCGGCGAGCTGGACGTACTGGACGAGGGACCGGTTGTAGGCATCGATCACCGCGATCACGTTCGAGTTCTGCGCTTGCGCGGCGAGCGCTGGGGTCTTGAGCATTGTGTAGGCCTTGCCCGAGCTACCCAGTGTTGTCTGGTAGAGGCTTTCGACGACCTCGGGCCAGAGCTCATCCGGACCCGCCTTACCAACGTTCTGCCAGCAGTCCGCCGTGCAGGTTCCGATTCCGGTCACGTCGGTGCCGGTCAGACTCGCGAGATCCCCGAGAAAGTTGGCCTCGACTGCGCCATTAATGTACGCACTGAGCTTGTTGAAGTTGGCTCCGCTCTGCAAGGTCTGTTCCGGCTCACACGATGCGGCACCATCGAATTGAAGCTGCTGGTTGCAGAGGTTCGGGATCGCGCCGCCCGTCTGAGATGTCCACAGACCAGCATTGTAGAAGAAATCCCCCACGATTCCACCGGAACTCAACGCGCAGGACGGCGAGGGACCGTTCAGGCTGACTTGGCTGGATCCGTTGGGAGCCTGGCAGGCGCCACACGTGCCGTCGTCAGAGGCGCAGGCGGCCGTCGGGTCGCCGTCCGTCGGGGAGAAGGCGTTCAGTTGAGTGTAGTAGTTACTGCGGTAGAGATCGTTCCCCGTATTCAGCGTTGCCATCCAATCGTTGTAGAAGGCCTCGTCGGTCAGGTTGAGTTGGTTCTGGATCGCCTGGATCTGTATAGCTTGAAGCTCGACCTCGTCGGAGAGGTTGTCGATCTCTTCCTGAACACACGAACTCGCCTGATTGCCTCCCGCAGTCGAGGCTGACGTACTGCCCATTTGGAGGGCCGTGCCTCCCAACGCCAACGCGCCCGCTGCCACATCGGCGCCGCCCATCGTCGCGATCGACGCAGCGCCCAGAACGATGCCGCCCACGATGTTGAGAGCAAGTCCGGTCTTGCTCCCGGCGCTGCCGCAGGTATTTTGCGCAGCAGTCGCACCGAGTCCGAAGGCGCCGCTCCTTGCACTCGTCTGGAGGCCGGGGTTGGTGGCCTCGGCAAAGATGCTCACGATCTCGCCGAAATCGATCGGGCCGCCCCCTCGGGTCAGGATCGTGTATTCTCCTCCCGGTTGCCAGTTCTCTCCCATGGCCCAGGGCGTACCGAGGGCTGCGGGAATGGTGATCGATTTCCCGCGCACGGAGAAGCGTCGTTCGTCCGTGTCGTGCAGTCCCTGGTCGTCGGTGACCACCAGGCGCGCCGTGTAATCGCCTGGCCCCAGGCGCGCATGCGCCAGCTTGGCGGTCGAAGTCGAAGGAGCGGCGAGTTGCACGAGTTCGCGCCCCTGCTTGCGGAAGAGATCCAGGCGGTGCGACACGATGCGTCCATCCCTGTCTTCCGAGCGGGTCGAATCCAAGCGGATCCAGTTTTGTTCGGTCTCGCTCCGCGTCAGGTTCTTTACATCGAGTTTAGCGGTGGGCTTGCGGTTTCCGCTGGACCCCGAGCTCGACCGACTAAGTGCGCGCAGATCGAAACAACCCGCGCCGGCGTCCGAGCAGTGGGACGTCTTGCAATGCCATGCATGGGTGACGTCGATCTCGACATTGGTGGAGTCCGAGCCGCTGAGGCGAAGGCGCGAGCGTAGATCGGCGGTCTCTGCACCCAGTCGGCAGGACTCCGGCGGGGTGATTCGGGCGCGTGAGATCTTCACCTTTACCTTGGCGACGCCGTTTCGGATCTGCACCTCGGCGCGCGCCCCCGAGCGGTCGCGGCCGGGGAGCTGGTAGCGGGAGAGTGTCGCCCGCGCGCCGCGGCGCGCCTCCATCGGATGGAGTGTCATGTCCAGGCCGTCGGTCGAGACCAATGATGTACCGTCTGTATCGAGGAGGAGATCTGCGAAGTGGAGAAACGGGAGTCGAGTGAGGTCGAGCCCGCTCAGGGACGAGGCGTCCAGGCGCATCTCGAACTTCACACTGCCGTCGCGCTGCATGTCACCCGCGCGCGTGGCCTTGCCGGCGAATCGCTGGAGATTCGAGTTCTCCAGCGTGGCCTGAAGGCTCTGGGCCACGACCGAGGCCGGTGCGGAGAGGATGGATCCGACGGATAACCCGAAAAAGGCAACAAACGGCAGAAATCGAGCGGTTTTGCGGTAATTCATCGGGGGTAACCTCCGGCGGGATCAAGGGGATGGGCTGATTGAAATGCAAGGATAGGGGCTGGTGTAGAGCAAAGCCAAAAGCTGATTATAGCTCTTCCCTCACAAGGGAAGTCAATCCAAGATCATAGAGCGACTGAGGGCGACCCGCAAACCACTTCGCACCAGCCCTGGCCGTTACTCCCCGACCTCGTGCAGGGAGCCTACCGGCCCCCTGGCGATCACCGGCTGCATCACTGGCTTCATGGTTCGTCACCGCGAATGTGAATTCCACCGTCAGATCGCGCGCCGCCGCGCCGTTGATGATCCGTTCACTCCAGTCGGTGTGGATTTCCCCAGACCAATATACACGCCGAGTCATTTCAGTTCTCGCTTTGCAAAGTAAGGACCCATATCTTCCGCTCGGTAGTCGGTTGACTTTTAAACGGGAAAACGAAAAGTGGGGCTCATGGACGGGAGGGCCCAATCTGTCGGGGCGGAACGCAGCGGGGAGCAAAAGCCCTCAAGCAGGGATATCCTTTTCCTTTTTGCCTGGTCAACCTTTCTCGGAAGCCTATTTCTCGCGCTGCTTGGTGATGGTCGTGCGCTTGTTCTGGATAACGGGGCACACAACCTTCCTCTGACCTCCGAAAGCTTTCGTCAATGGTCGCATGGGGCTTTGCCGTTCTGGAACCCCTGGCTCTGGAGTGGATCGCCGCTTCTGGACGATCCTCAAGCGCAGGCCTTCTATCCGCTGCAGATGCTCTCGTTTCTACTGGCGGGGGAATCGACCTGGATGGTGCCCAGAATCGCCGGGGCGATGCATATCACCGTCGCGTCCTTCGGGATGTCGCTGCTCGCGCGCTCTCTCGGGGCAAGTCTGCCCGGTGCGATGGCGGCTGGCGCGAGTTTCGCGTCAGCACCATATTTCATTCGATACGTTCTCGCTTTCGGAAACATGGCGGCCGCGGTCTCGTGGCTGCCGTGGTGCGGTCTCTTCCTGGCCAGAGTTCTGCAAGCACGGAACTGGGTCATCCCATTTTTCTTCGGATCGTGCTTTGCGGCTCTGGCGTGGATGGGAGGGCATCCCCAGACTTACGTCCAGAGCGCCATTGTGCTCGGTCTGCTCGGCCTGATTGCGCCGTCTCGCTCGGTCTATCGGCGTCTTTGGGCCGCTCCATGCCTTGTGCTCACGGGCCTCTTGTTGTCCGCCTACCAGGTGATTCCTTTCCTGGAACTCTTGAGTGCGTCCCACCGTGCAGTTGCCGCCGCTGAATTTGGATACGCAAGCTCGGTATTCCCGCTATCGAAGCTGATCTTTCTCGGCCTGCCATCGTCGGCCAGCGTTGGTCGGCTGGTTTCGCCCTCGATTCTGCTTCATTTCGGAGCGGTGACGGTATTTTTGAGCTTCGTGGCACTGATTCGTCCCGACCGGATTCGCCTGGGTCTTGCCGCCGTGGCTTTGCTCGGTCTGCTGCTGACCAACACAAGCGAAGTCAGTCTGTCCAAATTCCTGGCCAGCTTGCCCTTCTTTTCGATGCTCCGAGCTGTCGAACGATGGTTGCTTCTGACCGGGTTTGCGCTTTCGCTTCTGGGCGGTCTCGGTTTAACCCAACTCCTGGATCGACCACTTCGCTCCATCAGGTGGTTGTTGGGCGCCTGGTTAGCAAATTTGATTTTCATCGGCTGGATCGCGGGGGTACCGCTTCGCGACCCGCCGTTCGCATTGATTTTGGGTGGAGGCTTGCTTGGGCTGCTCGCGGTTCTGGTTCCTGCCAGTGAGACGAAACGTCGCTCTGCCTTGACGACCGTGCTGGTCGTATTGACGGTTTTGGGTCCGATCACCACTTTGCGGGGGGAGGGGAAATCGACGGCCAACGGTGCCAAGTTCATGACGCTTGCGGCCGCACCACCACCGGAGTTTTTTGATGTGGTCGCGGGCCGGACACTGGTGGCAATGGAGCGCAACTGGACCCCTGAGCAACGCGATAGCCATCAGAAAGCACCGTGGGATCTCGGCATGGCCCTCGGTGCGTTTTGGCAAGTTCCGATGGCGAGCGGGTATAGCGGACTTCTGGAGCCGTTTTATTCACGGGCAGTCCGCGTAGTGGCTGGTGGAGTCCCCTGGGGGTTCCGTCCAGCCCGCTTCCTCAGCGAAACTAATGG
This window of the Candidatus Binatia bacterium genome carries:
- a CDS encoding acetolactate decarboxylase, translating into MGLAPAGKPGKTQLWIAALVAILALGCGDRPERPDGSSGRLFQVGTLQSFLDGDYQGYWSFAEIEPEGDVGLGTFEGINGELVVADGAYWHVYPDGSVAEVDPNERTPFAQVTNFLPDRFGSIRGPLDCGSTLDDSLTTQSGFDEDVLYVATIRGRFSSITTRAIDKQEPPYHPLADLTPMQHEFPMTDVTGTMVLVHTPGTLETVSPAGFHYHFITADHERGGHVVSCSVVEARAAFQEMTGIDIEFPPES